The following coding sequences are from one Panicum hallii strain FIL2 chromosome 5, PHallii_v3.1, whole genome shotgun sequence window:
- the LOC112894229 gene encoding hydroxyethylthiazole kinase → MDDGAKEQRDPAWWGRRAWSLLSAVRARAPLVQCITNLVSMDIAANALLAAGASPAMVHSLREVPDFTPRCDAVYVNVGTLSEDWLPSMRAAASAGRPWVLDPVAAAASGFRMEACVELLALRPAVVRGNASEILALADRSVAAASNFKGADSSHESVDALEAAKALALSSGAVVAVSGAVDFITNGEKVVGASNGVPMMQKITATGCAVTALIAAFVAIEPSDALVAAACALAIFGLAGEIGMESSKGPASLRMHLIDTLYCLDEETVTSRVRIALRP, encoded by the exons ATGGACGACGGCGCGAAGGAGCAGAGGGACCCCGCGTGGTGGGGCCGCCGAGCGTGGTCGCTCCTCTCGGCCGTCCGCGCGCGGGCGCCATTGGTGCAGTGCATCACCAACCTGGTCTCCATGGACATCGCCGCCAACGCGCTACTCGCCGCGGGGGCGTCCCCGGCCATGGTTCACTCCCTCCGCGAGGTACCCGACTTCACCCCGCGCTGCGACGCCGTGTACGTCAATGTCGGCACGCTTTCCGAGGACTGGCTCCCCTCTATGCGCGCCGCGGCCtcggccggccggccatgggTGCTCGACCCcgtagccgccgccgcttccgggTTCCGGATGGAGGCCTGCGTTGAGCTGCTCGCGCTCCGCCCCGCCGTTGTCAGGGGTAACGCCTCCGAGATCCTCGCGCTCGCCGACCGCTCGGTAGCCGCCGCGTCAAACTTTAAG GGTGCCGACAGTTCACATGAGTCTGTGGACGCCCTTGAAGCTGCAAAAGCTTTAGCACTGTCCAGCGGCGCTGTCGTTGCAGTATCTGGAGCTGTTGATTTCATCACCAATGGTGAGAAGGTTGTCGGCGCAAGCAATGGTGTGCCCATGATGCAAAAGATCACAGCGACAGGGTGCGCTGTGACCGCCCTTATTGCGGCTTTTGTTGCCATCGAACCTTCAGATGCCCTTGTCGCAGCAGCATGTGCTCTCGCCATCTTTGGCCTGGCGGGAGAGATTGGGATGGAGTCATCTAAGGGCCCTGCCTCTCTCAGGATGCACCTCATTGACACCCTCTACTGCCTGGATGAGGAAACGGTTACCTCTCGAGTCAGGATTGCTCTACGACCATGA